From a single Stomoxys calcitrans chromosome 4, idStoCalc2.1, whole genome shotgun sequence genomic region:
- the LOC106083849 gene encoding glutathione S-transferase theta-1: MSLAYYYDLMSQPSRALYIILKMSGVQFEDCPVALRKGAHLTEDFKTNINRFQKVPCINDGGFKLAESIAILRYLSAKGKIPEHLYPKNVVEQARVDEFLEWQHITLRITCALYFRAKWLDPMLTGKKASEDKLASLKTHMETNLAIVENLWLESTDFLCGNQMTVADIFAACEIEQPRMADYDVRAHYPKIRAWLQRVREACGPHYDYAHQFVYKICGSEPTN, encoded by the exons atgtcgTTGGCCTATTACTATGATCTGATGTCTCAGCCGTCGAGGGCTttgtatattattttaaaaatgagTGGAGTACAATTTGAGGATTGTCCGGTGGCACTAAGAAAGG gTGCTCATTTGACCGAGGATTTCAAAACCAACATTAATCGCTTCCAAAAAGTTCCCTGTATAAACGATGGCGGATTTAAACTGGCCGAGAGTATTGCTATATTAAG ATATCTAAGTGCCAAGGGTAAAATACCCGAACATCTTTATCCCAAAAATGTTGTGGAACAGGCCCGCGTCGATGAATTCTTGGAGTGGCAACATATAACATTGCGCATCACCTGTGCCCTTTATTTCCGTGCAAAATGGCTGGACCCCATGCTGACGGGCAAAAAGGCATCAGAAGATAAATTGGCATCACTGAAAACTCACATGGAAACCAATTTGGCCATCGTGGAAAATTTGTGGTTAGAGAGTACAGATTTTCTGTGTGGCAATCAAATGACGGTGGCCGATATTTTTGCTGCTTGTGAAATTGAGCAGCCAC GTATGGCAGATTACGATGTACGTGCTCATTATCCTAAAATCCGTGCTTGGTTGCAGCGTGTACGTGAAGCTTGTGGTCCACATTATGATTATGCCCAtcaatttgtatataaaatcTGTGGATCGGAGCCAACTAACTAA